The Streptomyces sp. 11x1 genomic sequence TCACATCGATGTTCACCTGCGCCCGCACCGCCGGCTGGTCGGCGCACATCCTCGAACAGAAGCGCACCGGCCGACTCGTGCGCCCCTCCGCACGCTACGTGGGACCGGGCGCGCGCAGCCCCCAGGAGATCGAGGGCTACGCGGACATCGCCGCGCACTAGCGAACGGGACCGTACCGTCACGCGGGGCTGAGCAGCCCCGCGTGATGCCGCTCGGCGACGAGCGGATGCGCCCGCAGCTTCCCCTTCAGCTCGTTGAACCCGTACTCGGCGAACAGCGGATTCCCCGGATCGTCGGTCACACCGGGCGCGGTGGAGGCGTACGGAAAGACCAGCGGCTCCACCCGGGCGTCGAGCCGGGGGTTGTAGAAGAACGGCACGGAGAACCGCTCGGTCGCTCCGGGCGGGCTCACCACCCGGTGATGGGTGGCGAGCAGATAGCCGTTCGTCGCCACCTCCAACAACTCCCCGAGGTTCACGACGAACGCGCCCGGAATCGGCGGAACGTCATGGAACAGCCCGTCCGCCCGCTCCACCTGGAGCCCACCGACCTGGTCCTGCAACAGCAAGGTCAGGAACCCGTAGTCCTTGTGGGCGCCCACCCCCTGATCGGCCCCGTCCCCCGAACTCCCCGGATACCGCACCAGCTTCAGCTGCGGATGGGCCCGCTCCCCGAAGATCGGATCGTAGAAATCGGCGGGCGCCCCGATCGAGACCAGCAACTCCCGCAGCAGCCGCTGCGCCACGGCACTGAGACGGTCGATCCACGCGAGCGCGACGGTCCGCAGCTCCGGCAGGGAGGCGGGCCACTGATTGGGTCCCTGGAGCCACCAGTACGCCGGCTCCCCGGGCCCGGGACGCCGGACGGCCCGCTCGGCGCCGATGTCCAACTGGTCCCGCCAGTCCCGACTGCCACCCGTCCGCTCGTCCCCGGTCCGCGTGTAGCCCCGGAAATGCGGCGAGTTGACGTTGTCGAGGGCGAGCCGCTCGGCCTCGGGCAACGCGAAGAACGCCCGCATGGCCGCGTCGAGCCGCCGGATCTCCTCCCCGATCCCGTGCCCGACGAGTTGGAAGAACCCCACGTCATGCGCGGCACTGTGCAACTGCGCGTGCAACAGCGCCCGCGCCTCGGGCCCGCGGTCGGCGGCGGAGAGATCGATGATGGGCAGCTGGAGGTACGACGACGTGGTCGCTGAGTTCGTCATGAGATGCGTCCGAGCGTGAGAAGGAGGAACTGCTGGGGCCGGGCTCTGAGATCTGAGCCCTTGAGCGGAAGCTCCGGATTCAGCCGGAAGCCCGACAGCCCATGCTCGTGACGCGCACGAAGTCCACGTGCCGGCGTCGAACGAGTATCGGAAGCATGGTGAAAGCATACTGCGCCCTACGAAACGCAGACGACCCGCAGACTCTGGGTCCCTCCGCCAGAAGGCGAAGAAGCCGGCCGGACGTACCGGCGAGTCTGCGGGTCGGGTGACTGCTTGAGATTGGGCCGGCTGCGCGCTCAGTACGCACTGGTCCGGCACCGCACTGTGTGTGGTGCTGGGCCGCTAGCCCGCAGCCACCTCACGCGTCCGGTTGCAATACATCTGCCGAACCACCTCCTCTCTCGTGTACCGCACACCTTAAGAAGCGTCCCGGAGACGCTCAAGTGATTTTCCGAGGGGATTGCCGAGGGATTACTCGACGCCCGCTTCAGCGCCTCCAGGCCCTCGCCGTGGCGCCTACTCCGACGACCTCTCCAGTGCCTCCAGGTCCAGGGCCGCCGCGATGTGTATGGCCACGTCCTCCGCGTAGACCGCGTCCGTGCGTTCGAACGGGGTGCGGCCCGCGCCGCGGAGGAAGGTGACGACGCCGAGGGTACGGCCGCGGCTGCGGAGGACCGCGCAGAGGGCGTGCACGGTCTCCGGGGGCCACTGGCGCCCCGTGGCCCACTCGCGGGCCTTCTCCGGTGCGGCCGTACCGGCGCTGGCGCGGACCGAGCCGGCGCGCTCCACGCACTGCAGGGCGGGGTGCCCGGGGCCGTAGCGGACGGGGATGCCGGCGTGACCGGCGAGATGGCTGGGGCCGGGCCGGCCGGAGGGTGTGGCGGCGGCGCGGACGAGCCGGGCGGGCCCTTCGCCGTCGGCCATCGACCCTCCGGCCACGCGGTCGATGAGGGCGTGGTCGGCGAAGCCGGCGAGGGCGAAGTCGAGGTGGACGGTGGCGGCCTCGCCGGGGTCCTCGCACTCGGAGGCGGCGCGTGCGGCCCGGTGGAGCTGGTTGACGCGGAAGCGGAGCTGCGCGGCCTCCTGCTCGGTCTGTTTGGACTCGGTGATGTCCTGGAAGAGCCAGCCGACGCCGAGCGGTACGGGCTCCTCGGCGAGGGGGGAGGCGAGGCGGAGGAATCCGCTCCGCCAGCACCGCCGTTTTTCGCCGTCGGGGGTGCGGACGCCGACCCAGATCTCCGCGGGCGCGGGCGGGGCGCCCTCGGCGAGGACATGGGTGAGGGCGCTCTCCAGTTCCTCTGCGCCCTGGGCGAGCAGTTCGCCGAGGGGGCGTCCGAGGACGGCCGTGCGGCCGATGCCGAGGGAGCGGGCGGCGTGGGCGTTGACGACGGCGGGGCGCAGGTCGGCGTCGACGAGGACGACGCCCCAGGAGGCGTCCTCGAAGAGGGCCTCGCTGAGCGCGATGGACCGTTCGAGATCGATCTGGGCGTGGACCTCGCTGAAGGCGCAGTAGAGGCCTGCGGGCTTGCCGTCGGGTCCGCGTACGGCGGCGGACTGGGTGCGGACCAGGACGCGCCCGCCGTCCTTGGTGACCAGGGCGAACTCGTGCACCTGTCGGCCGCTGGCGTGCATGGCGGCCATCAGCCGCCCCTCGACCTCCTCGGCGTCGGCGGTGCGCACCGCCCACCCGGCGAAGCCGCGGCGGCCCACGGCCTCCTCGGTGCTCCAGCCCAGGATGCGTTCGGCCTCGTGGTTCCAGTGAGTGACGACGCCGTCGGCGTCGAAGGCGCACAGGGCCGCGTCCATCCCGTCGAGGAGGGCGGCGAGGAGGTCGGAACCACCGGCGTCCGCGCAATCCGTGGAGCCCTCGGTGCCTTCGGTGTCCTCGGTGTTCACCGTGCCCTCGATGTCCTCGGTGTCCTCGGTGTCGTCGTTCGTCGGGCCGTCTCGCTCGGGCTTGTCGGGCCCGAGTTCGTCGGTGGCCCCGGTACGCCGGGAAGCACTCACCTGAACCCCCTGCAGGCTGCGTTGCGTCCGCATGTACGGCTGGTACGGCGCGTCGGTTCGCTCACTCGTCATCATTCAACTCGAACGTGACCCAGCCCACATCTGCTTCACGCAAGATTTGGACGAAATCGTTGTACGCCGGATTTCCTCCTCACCCTTCTCAGCGTTCCCACGAATCCAGGGGTGCAGTCAGCGGAGGTAGAAGATCCGATCTCCGTACTCGCGCATCACCCGGTCGTTCCAGTCGAGCCCGCCGTCGACGTTGCCGGAGCGCAGCAGGGGCGGTTCGACGCCCCGGTCCGCGAGGGAGGCGGCGGCGGTGGCCATGACCGACTGCAGGATCGCCGAGGTGACGACGGTGGAGGCCGGGGCGAAGGGGGCGGAGATGGTGTCGAGGGTGAGTTCGGCGTCGCCGACCGCGATCTTCGAGTCGAGGACGAGGTCGCAGTGGTCCTTGAGGAAGGTGCCGGAGGAGTGGCGGGACGTCGTGCGTGTGGCGTACGCGACCGAGGTGACGCCGATGACCTTCGCGCCCAGTTCACGGGCGTGCGAGGCCATCTCGACGGGCAGCGCGTTGCGGCCGGAGAGCGAGATCACCACGAGCAGGTCGCCGGCCCGCAGCGGGCTGCTGTCGAGCACGGCGGTCGCGAGCCCGTCGACCCGTTCCAGCGCGGATCCGAGGGTGGCGGGCACCACGTCCACGCCCACGGCGCCGGGGACCGCCAGCAGGTTCATCAGCGCGAGTCCGCCGGCCCGGTAGACGAGGTCCTGGGCGGCGAGCGAGGAGTGGCCGGCACCGAACGCGAACAGGCGTCCGCCGGTGACGACCGTGTCCGCGATCAGCTCTCCCGCCGCGGTGATCGACCCTGCCTCCTCGTCCCGTACGCGTTCGAGCAGCCCGATCGCCGCGTCGAGGAACCGCCCACCCGCCGTGCCGCCGTCCAGCCCCATGCGCCGACCCCTCCGCCTTCCGCGAGTCCTTGGTGACGCCGATCACGTTAGTGGTCTGGACCAGTGGGGTGTCAATACACGAAGCATGGGCCGGAGAGCGCGGGGCGCAGCCCCCGCTCTCCAGGGGTGCGGGGAACTGCGCGAGAAGCCCCACCCACCCGCACCCGCACCCGCGACCCGGCCTCAGCCGCCCACCCCCCTGGGCGAGCCGGCCCCGAAAGCGGGGCGTCAGGTCACAAATCGGCCACCTGACCGGGCTCATACCGCCGTCGTTCCCCCGGCGCCACCCCGTTGTCAGTCGGATGCGTAAGAATTGGGTCCAGGGCCAGCGCAGCAAGCCGCAGCAAGCCGGTGTGGCCGTCGCAGCCTCCGGCTGAATCTCATCGAGGGGCACGTATGTCCGGACTGATCGACACGACGGAGATGTATCTCCGCACCATCCTCGAGCTGGAGGAGGAAGGTGTGGTCCCCATGCGCGCCCGGATCGCCGAGCGGCTCGACCAGAGCGGCCCCACGGTGAGCCAGACGGTCGCGCGCATGGAGCGCGACGGCCTGGTGTCCGTCGCCGCGGACCGTCACCTGGAGCTCACCGAGGAGGGCCGTCGGCTGGCGACGCGTGTGATGCGCAAGCACCGCCTCGCGGAGTGCCTGCTCGTCGACGTGATCGGTCTGGAGTGGGAGCAGGTGCACGCGGAGGCGTGTCGCTGGGAGCACGTGATGAGCGAGGCGGTCGAGCGCCGCGTCCTGGAGCTGCTGCGCCATCCCACGGAGTCGCCGTACGGCAACCCGATCCCGGGCCTGGAGGAGCTGGGCGAGAAGGACGGCGCGGACCCCTTCCTGGACGAGGGCATGGTGTCGCTGGCCGACCTCGACCCGGGGACCGAGGGCAAGACCGTCGTCGTGCGCCGTATCGGCGAACCCATCCAGACGGACGCCCAGCTGATGTACACGCTGCGCCGCGCGGGCGTGCAGCCCGGTTCCGTGGTGAGCGTGACGGAGGCGGCCGGCGGTGTCCTCGTGGGCAGCGGCGGTGAGGCGGCGGAGCTGGAGGCGGACGTCGCCTCCCACGTGTTCGTCGCCAAGCAGTGACCCTCCCGGGTCCGTAGCCGGGCCCGCACCCGGGTCCGTAGCCGGGCCCGCACCGGCATCCCGCTCCCGCCTGTGCCGCCCGCCCGTGCCCGCGCCCGTCCCTCGCACCTGCCCCTCACCCCGCCGATCCTCGTCGGGGTCGGCCCGCGCACCCGCTGCCGGGCGCTGTTCGACGCGTGTCGGCGGATGTCCGTATCGCCCGCCAACTCCCGGTGCGCAAGGGGGAATTGTGGTGTACGGGGGCCCGTGTCCGGGAACCCGTCCAATCCAATATTCAGTGCGCCGAATCGCAGCGCTCGGGCCGTTCGCGTGCGAGGCTTGCGCGTGAGGCATATGACCTGAGGGGCTCTTGGCCGCCCGAGACGGGGATCCCGGGTGGTGAGGGAGGGGGCGGGGCGGATGTGCCGTGGACACGAGGAGGGCCCCGGCGCCGTGCGGCGCCGGGGCCTGTCCTCCCCTGTACTGACCCGGAGCCCCGAGCTCCCAGGGTCATCCCCCTCGGACCGTTTTCCCCGAGCGGTCCGCCTCCCGTTGAAGATCTCCCCTCGGCGGTGGCGGGCAATCCTTGAGGGAGGTCACTCGAATGAGGGGTGTTGTCGCCAAGGGCGGCATCTTCGAATATGTATTCGATAACGTGGGTGGCGTGTCGCTGTGTGACCCGCGCCATGACTGATGCGAGCGCCCCACACGTAACGTGTCAACCGATATGCGCGCTGTAACACAAGTGCTCGCCGTCCGAGCGGCACGCACGGCGCACGACAGCAGCTGGAGCAGGCGAGCGACGGCGAGAGCCAGGGCGGAAGCGACAGCGGATGCAGTACGGAAGCAGCACGACAGCGGTACGACAGCAGTTGGGACGAGTGGACCGGCCGGCTCGAAGCGGGAGCGAGAGGCGGGAGCGAGCGGTCCGGGCGGGAGTCTGGGGGGTGCCAATGGTGCGGCGCATCGACGTGAGGGGAGCGGGCGGCGTGAGTCTCGCCGCCTGGGAGTTCGGCGACCCGCCCAAGACCGGCGAGAACGAACCCCGGCCGGGGGTGCTGTTATTGCACGGCCTCATGGGCCGCGCCTCGCACTGGGCTCCCACCGCCCGCTGGCTCTCCGAACGCCACCGTGCCGTGGCGCTCGATCAGCGCGGACATGGCCAGAGCGCGAAGCCCGAGCAGGCCGCGTACACCCGTGAGGCCTACGTCGAGGACGCCGAGGCCGCCGTCGAACAGCTGGGCCTCGCCCCGGTCGTCCTCATCGGCCACGCCATGGGTGCGCTGACCGCCTGGCAGCTGGCCGCCCGCCGCCCCGACCTGGTGAGCGGACTGATCATCTGCGACATGCGGGCCTCGGCGCTCGGCGCGGCCTCGCAGCGCGAGTGGGAGAACTGGTTCAAGGCCTGGCCGCTGCCGTTCGCCACCCTCGCCGACGTCCGCAAGTGGTTCGGCGAGGACGACCCCTGGGTGGAGCGCCCCAGCCCGTCCCGGGGCGAGTTCTACGCCGAGGTCATGCACGAGGGGCCCGACGGCTGGCGGCCCGTGTTCGAACCCGAGCAGATGCTGACGACCCGTGAGACCTGGGTCTACGACGCGCACTGGGAGGAGCTGACCCAGGTGCGCTGCCCGGCCCTCGTCGTCCGCGGCCTCGACGGGGAGCTGGGACGCGCCGAGGCCCAGGAGATGGTCCGGGTGTTGCCCCACGGCCAGTACGCGGAGGTCGCAGACGCGGGCCACCTGGTCCACTACGACCAGCCGGACGCGTGGCGCGCGGCGATAGAGCCGTTCCTGGACGGCTTCTCGGCCTGAGCACGAGGTCCCAGCCCCGCTCCGGTCCCGTCACCCGCGACGGCGTCCGTCGTCCAGGCCGTGTCCGTCGGTGTCATCGGCCTCGTCCGAGGCGCTGTACCGGTCCTGGGGTCCAGAGCCAGCTGCGGGTGCGGGACCGCCCGACGATGTCGGCGCTGTGCGCGGCCGCCACCACCGTCATGACCGGCCACGCCAGCAGCGTCGTCAGGAGCTGTGCG encodes the following:
- a CDS encoding 2-oxoglutarate and iron-dependent oxygenase domain-containing protein → MTNSATTSSYLQLPIIDLSAADRGPEARALLHAQLHSAAHDVGFFQLVGHGIGEEIRRLDAAMRAFFALPEAERLALDNVNSPHFRGYTRTGDERTGGSRDWRDQLDIGAERAVRRPGPGEPAYWWLQGPNQWPASLPELRTVALAWIDRLSAVAQRLLRELLVSIGAPADFYDPIFGERAHPQLKLVRYPGSSGDGADQGVGAHKDYGFLTLLLQDQVGGLQVERADGLFHDVPPIPGAFVVNLGELLEVATNGYLLATHHRVVSPPGATERFSVPFFYNPRLDARVEPLVFPYASTAPGVTDDPGNPLFAEYGFNELKGKLRAHPLVAERHHAGLLSPA
- a CDS encoding PAS domain-containing protein, which produces MSASRRTGATDELGPDKPERDGPTNDDTEDTEDIEGTVNTEDTEGTEGSTDCADAGGSDLLAALLDGMDAALCAFDADGVVTHWNHEAERILGWSTEEAVGRRGFAGWAVRTADAEEVEGRLMAAMHASGRQVHEFALVTKDGGRVLVRTQSAAVRGPDGKPAGLYCAFSEVHAQIDLERSIALSEALFEDASWGVVLVDADLRPAVVNAHAARSLGIGRTAVLGRPLGELLAQGAEELESALTHVLAEGAPPAPAEIWVGVRTPDGEKRRCWRSGFLRLASPLAEEPVPLGVGWLFQDITESKQTEQEAAQLRFRVNQLHRAARAASECEDPGEAATVHLDFALAGFADHALIDRVAGGSMADGEGPARLVRAAATPSGRPGPSHLAGHAGIPVRYGPGHPALQCVERAGSVRASAGTAAPEKAREWATGRQWPPETVHALCAVLRSRGRTLGVVTFLRGAGRTPFERTDAVYAEDVAIHIAAALDLEALERSSE
- a CDS encoding SIS domain-containing protein, with the protein product MGLDGGTAGGRFLDAAIGLLERVRDEEAGSITAAGELIADTVVTGGRLFAFGAGHSSLAAQDLVYRAGGLALMNLLAVPGAVGVDVVPATLGSALERVDGLATAVLDSSPLRAGDLLVVISLSGRNALPVEMASHARELGAKVIGVTSVAYATRTTSRHSSGTFLKDHCDLVLDSKIAVGDAELTLDTISAPFAPASTVVTSAILQSVMATAAASLADRGVEPPLLRSGNVDGGLDWNDRVMREYGDRIFYLR
- a CDS encoding metal-dependent transcriptional regulator: MSGLIDTTEMYLRTILELEEEGVVPMRARIAERLDQSGPTVSQTVARMERDGLVSVAADRHLELTEEGRRLATRVMRKHRLAECLLVDVIGLEWEQVHAEACRWEHVMSEAVERRVLELLRHPTESPYGNPIPGLEELGEKDGADPFLDEGMVSLADLDPGTEGKTVVVRRIGEPIQTDAQLMYTLRRAGVQPGSVVSVTEAAGGVLVGSGGEAAELEADVASHVFVAKQ
- a CDS encoding alpha/beta fold hydrolase; the protein is MVRRIDVRGAGGVSLAAWEFGDPPKTGENEPRPGVLLLHGLMGRASHWAPTARWLSERHRAVALDQRGHGQSAKPEQAAYTREAYVEDAEAAVEQLGLAPVVLIGHAMGALTAWQLAARRPDLVSGLIICDMRASALGAASQREWENWFKAWPLPFATLADVRKWFGEDDPWVERPSPSRGEFYAEVMHEGPDGWRPVFEPEQMLTTRETWVYDAHWEELTQVRCPALVVRGLDGELGRAEAQEMVRVLPHGQYAEVADAGHLVHYDQPDAWRAAIEPFLDGFSA